A single window of Alphaproteobacteria bacterium DNA harbors:
- a CDS encoding flagellin: MADISLSAAVRSNLLSLSDTAGLISRTQERLSTGLKINGPIDDAKIFFEAKALNDRATTLSEKKDGIDQAVSSVSVALEAVNAIDSIVDQLKGIAISAQSASTAAEFTELNAQYNNLVTQIGNVTADASYQGTNLVNGTGTTLTVYFSESTSSVLSVSSVDLRHSSNGLSITTGATLSASSLNTCAINQLDTAIATLSAKAKTLGSNVALLQTRLDFTESYVNELESGADKLRLADVTEEGANLVALQTRQQLGISALSFAGQAEQSVLSLFN, from the coding sequence ATGGCTGACATTTCCCTAAGTGCTGCCGTACGCAGTAATCTTCTGTCGCTCAGTGATACCGCAGGCCTCATCAGCCGGACGCAGGAGCGTCTGTCGACAGGCCTGAAGATCAACGGACCGATCGATGATGCAAAGATCTTCTTCGAGGCGAAGGCGCTCAACGACCGCGCCACCACTCTGTCGGAGAAGAAGGATGGCATCGATCAGGCCGTAAGTTCGGTTTCGGTCGCTCTCGAAGCGGTCAACGCAATCGACTCCATCGTCGATCAGCTGAAGGGCATTGCGATCAGTGCCCAATCCGCCTCAACGGCTGCCGAGTTCACCGAGTTGAACGCGCAGTACAACAATCTGGTCACACAGATCGGCAACGTGACAGCCGACGCCAGCTACCAGGGGACCAACCTGGTCAACGGTACCGGCACAACGCTGACGGTCTATTTCAGCGAAAGCACCTCGAGTGTGCTCTCCGTCTCATCGGTCGACCTTCGGCATAGTTCGAACGGTCTGTCGATTACAACAGGGGCCACGCTCAGTGCGTCGTCGCTGAATACCTGTGCGATCAACCAGCTCGATACGGCCATTGCCACCTTGAGTGCCAAGGCCAAGACGCTGGGCTCGAACGTCGCCCTGCTCCAGACCCGGCTCGACTTTACCGAGAGCTATGTCAACGAGCTCGAAAGCGGCGCCGACAAGCTACGCCTCGCCGACGTCACGGAAGAAGGTGCCAACCTGGTGGCGTTACAGACGCGCCAGCAGTTGGGAATTTCCGCCCTCTCCTTCGCCGGCCAGGCCGAACAGTCGGTCCTGTCCCTGTTCAACTAG
- a CDS encoding flagellin-like protein, translating to MADISLSSAVRSNLLTLARTSDLIDRTQDRLATGLKVNGPADDAKIFFEAKALNDRASTLSEKKDGIDQAVSSVSVALEAVNAVDSIVDQLKGIAISAQSASTAAEFTELN from the coding sequence ATGGCTGATATCTCACTTAGTTCTGCAGTACGCAGCAACCTTCTCACGCTTGCCCGAACGTCCGATCTGATTGATCGGACCCAGGACCGTCTGGCGACGGGCCTGAAGGTCAATGGTCCGGCCGACGACGCGAAGATCTTCTTCGAGGCCAAGGCGCTCAACGATCGCGCCTCCACCCTCAGTGAGAAGAAAGACGGCATCGACCAGGCCGTGAGCTCCGTTTCGGTTGCTCTCGAAGCGGTCAACGCGGTCGACTCCATCGTCGACCAGCTGAAGGGTATTGCCATCAGCGCGCAGTCCGCGTCGACGGCGGCCGAGTTCACTGAGTTGAAT